A region of Lagenorhynchus albirostris chromosome 20, mLagAlb1.1, whole genome shotgun sequence DNA encodes the following proteins:
- the RASD1 gene encoding dexamethasone-induced Ras-related protein 1 yields MKLAAMIKKMCQSDSEPSIPAKNCYRMVVLGSSKVGKTAIVSRFLTGRFEDAYTPTIEDFHRKFYCIRGEIYQLDILDTSGNHPFPAMRRLSILTGDVFILVFSLDNRDSFEEVQRLKRQILDTKSCLKNKTKENVDVPLVICGNKGDRDFHREVEQREIEQLVGADPQRCAYFEISAKRNSRLDQMFHALFAMANLPREMSPDLHRRVSAQHCEALHKKALRGKRLRRAGGDQDDAFGILAPWARRPSVHSDLMYIREKASGGGQTKDKERCVIS; encoded by the exons ATGAAATTGGCCGCGATGATCAAGAAGATGTGCCAGAGCGACTCGGAACCGAGTATCCCGGCCAAGAACTGCTACCGCATGGTGGTCCTTGGCTCGTCCAAGGTGGGCAAGACGGCCATCGTGTCGCGCTTCCTCACTGGCCGCTTCGAGGACGCCTACACGCCCACCATCGAGGACTTCCACCGCAAGTTTTACTGCATCCGCGGCGAGATCTACCAGCTCGACATCCTCGACACGTCCGGCAACCACCCCTTCCCCGCCATGCGGCGCCTCTCCATCCTCACTG GAGACGTGTTCATCCTGGTGTTCAGCCTGGACAACCGCGACTCCTTCGAGGAGGTGCAGAGGCTCAAGCGGCAGATCCTCGACACCAAATCTTGCCTCAAGAACAAAACCAAGGAGAACGTGGACGTGCCCCTGGTCATCTGTGGCAACAAAGGGGACCGGGACTTCCACCGCGAGGTGGAGCAGCGCGAGATCGAGCAGCTGGTGGGCGCCGACCCCCAGCGCTGCGCCTACTTCGAGATCTCGGCCAAGAGGAACAGCCGCCTGGACCAGATGTTCCACGCGCTCTTCGCCATGGCCAACCTGCCGCGCGAGATGAGCCCGGACCTGCACCGCCGGGTATCGGCGCAGCACTGCGAGGCGCTGCACAAGAAGGCGCTGCGGGGCAAGAGGCTGCGGCGAGCGGGCGGCGACCAGGACGACGCCTTCGGCATCTTGGCGCCCTGGGCGCGCAGGCCGAGCGTGCACAGCGATCTCATGTACATCCGCGAGAAGGCCAGCGGCGGCGGCCAGACCAAGGACAAGGAACGCTGCGTTATCAGCTAG